A genomic segment from Arcobacter acticola encodes:
- a CDS encoding BrnA antitoxin family protein, which produces MRDSKQREELDNYELEDNYDFSGGIRGRFYKPKKVPTSMRLDNDILIFLKKEASEKKIAYQTLINNLLREHMQTSVH; this is translated from the coding sequence ATGAGAGATTCTAAACAAAGAGAAGAATTAGATAACTATGAATTAGAAGATAATTATGATTTTTCTGGTGGAATAAGAGGAAGATTTTATAAACCAAAAAAAGTACCCACTTCTATGAGACTAGATAACGATATTTTAATTTTTTTAAAAAAAGAAGCTAGTGAAAAAAAGATAGCATATCAAACATTAATAAATAATTTACTTCGAGAGCATATGCAAACGAGTGTTCATTAA
- a CDS encoding GIY-YIG nuclease family protein, whose product MQSYIYIMTNISKSTLYIGVTSDLVKRVYEHKNEVYDGFSKKYNTKILVYYEIYDDITEAIKREKQLKKWNRKWKEELIEKMNFEYNDLYEEIL is encoded by the coding sequence ATGCAATCTTACATCTATATAATGACAAATATATCCAAATCAACACTATACATTGGAGTAACAAGTGATTTAGTGAAACGTGTTTATGAACATAAAAATGAAGTTTATGATGGGTTTTCTAAAAAATATAATACAAAGATACTTGTATATTATGAAATATATGATGATATCACTGAAGCAATAAAAAGAGAAAAACAGTTAAAAAAGTGGAATCGTAAGTGGAAAGAAGAGCTGATTGAAAAAATGAATTTTGAGTATAATGATTTGTATGAAGAAATATTATAG
- a CDS encoding BrnT family toxin produces MKFEWNEDKNTLNKQKHGISFEEAKEIFDDALHISKLDKRFSYFEERWISLGASKTNKILVVANLFFTNEGEEIIRIISARKANKQERESYERF; encoded by the coding sequence ATGAAATTTGAATGGAATGAAGATAAAAATACTTTAAATAAGCAGAAGCATGGTATTTCTTTTGAAGAAGCAAAAGAAATTTTTGATGATGCTCTTCATATATCAAAATTAGATAAAAGATTCTCTTATTTTGAAGAAAGATGGATTAGCTTAGGTGCAAGTAAAACAAACAAAATTTTAGTTGTTGCTAATCTATTTTTTACTAATGAGGGAGAAGAAATCATACGTATTATTAGTGCAAGAAAAGCTAATAAACAAGAAAGGGAAAGCTATGAGAGATTCTAA